One region of Macadamia integrifolia cultivar HAES 741 chromosome 11, SCU_Mint_v3, whole genome shotgun sequence genomic DNA includes:
- the LOC122094104 gene encoding lysine-specific histone demethylase 1 homolog 2-like: protein MVGAIIWDTGMETPVSDGTVYKRSSSRKTVGLRNYDENLMDELIEKHLGGTPRKRNRTKEDMQKETEIEAMIALSLGFPIDALLVEEIEAGVVSELGGKEQNDYIVVRNHILAKWRDNVRTWLSKGQIRETVSNDYEHLICSAYDFLLSHGYINFGVSPSITSQIPHEGTEGSVIIVGSGLAGLAAARQLLSFGFKVVVLEGRNRPGGRVYTQIIGQKDKLAAVDLGGSVITGIDANPLGVVARQLSIPLHKVRAKCPLYKPNGAPVAEEIDSKVETIFNKLLDKATELRKIMCELADDISLGSVLEGLRQLYGVAQSNEERQLLDWHLANLEYANAGCLSNLSVAYWDQDDPYEMGGDHCFLAGGNWRLIRAMCEGVPIFYGKTVHTIKYGNDGVEVVAGDQVFRADMVLCTVPLGVLKNRTIRFEPELPKRKLAAIERLGFGLLNKVAMIFPHVFWGEDLDTFGCLNKDAHRRGELFLFYSYHTVSGGPVLIALVAGEAALAFERADPAVLLQRVLRILRGIYNPKGIDVPDPIQTICTRWGSDPLCHGSYSHVRVGSSGSDYDILAESVEGRLFFAGEATNKQYPATMHGAFLSGLREASCILHAMRTLRNNSGKFIEKNVGPCNDVLVDLFKKPDLVFGKFSFIFDPSIDDPKSMGIMRVTFGKTETEINGKYGSGQELKDYQRSLNLPLHLYTVLSREQALELQLVTGGDEKKLCSLFRNFGLKLTGPSGLGSLGNSLTVSIASAQRIQGRNRILSGQQNVEMPLFLMH from the exons ATGGTCGGTGCAATCATCTGGGACACGGGGATGGAAACTCCAGTTTCTGACGGTACTGTTTATAAGCGCTCATCATCGAGGAAGACTGTGGGGTTGCGAAACTATGATGAGAATCTAATGGATGAGCTCATAGAGAAGCATTTAGGTGGCACCCCAAGGAAACGGAATAGAACAAAGGAGGACATGCAGAAAGAAACTGAAATTGAGGCCATGATCGCTCTCTCCCTTGGGTTCCCAATTGATGCGTTGCTTGTAGAAGAAATTGAGGCAGGGGTTGTGAGTGAATTGGGTGGAAAAGAGCAAAATGACTACATTGTGGTGAGAAATCATATACTGGCTAAATGGAGGGATAATGTCCGGACTTGGCTTTCAAAAGGACAAATTAGGGAAACTGTTAGTAATGATTATGAACATCTGATTTGTTCAGCTTATGATTTTCTACTATCTCATGGGTATATTAATTTTGGAGTCTCACCTTCAATAACATCTCAAATTCCACATGAGGGAACTGAAGGATCGGTAATAATTGTTGGTTCTGGACTCGCTGGATTAGCAGCAGCCAGGCAACTTTTATCCTTCGGTTTCAAGGTGGTTGTCCTTGAAGGGAGAAATAGGCCTGGAGGGAGAGTTTATACTCAGATAATTGGTCAGAAGGATAAACTAGCAGCCGTAGATCTTGGTGGGAGTGTTATTACGGGTATTGATGCTAACCCTCTGGGAGTTGTTGCAAGGCAACTGTCCATTCCGCTGCACAAGGTCAGAGCTAAATGCCCATTATACAAGCCCAATGGGGCACCTGTTGCTGAGGAAATTGATTCCAAGGTGGAGACGATCTTCAATAAGTTGCTGGACAAAGCCacagaattgagaaaaatcaTGTGTGAACTTGCGGATGATATTTCTCTAGGATCAGTTTTAGAGGGACTGAGACAGTTGTATGGTGTGGCTCAAAGTAACGAAGAAAGGCAACTTCTTGATTGGCACCTTGCCAACTTGGAATATGCAAATGCTGGTTGTCTATCAAACCTTTCAGTTGCCTATTGGGACCAGGATGATCCTTATGAAATGGGTGGGGACCACTGTTTTCTTGCTGGAGGTAATTGGAGATTGATTAGAGCAATGTGTGAAGGAGTCCCCATATTCTATGGCAAAACTGTTCATACTATTAAGTATGGAAATGATGGTGTGGAGGTAGTTGCTGGTGATCAAGTATTTCGAGCTGATATGGTCCTTTGCACTGTGCCTCTTGGTGTCCTGAAGAATAGAACTATAAGATTTGAACCTGAATTACCGAAAAGAAAGCTTGCAGCTATTGAGCGATTGGGTTTTGGCTTGCTCAATAAAGTTGCTATGATTTTCCCTCATGTCTTTTGGGGGGAAGACCTAGACACATTTGGCTGTCTCAACAAAGATGCTCATAGACGTGGAGAGTTATTCCTGTTTTACAGCTACCATACTGTTTCTGGAGGTCCTGTTCTTATTGCACTTGTAGCAGGAGAGGCTGCACTTGCTTTTGAACGTGCAGATCCAGCTGTTTTGCTTCAGCGTGTTCTAAGGATCCTCAGAG GTATATATAATCCAAAGGGTATTGACGTGCCTGATCCAATCCAAACAATTTGTACGAGATGGGGTAGTGATCCCCTCTGCCATGGTTCATACTCCCATGTTCGGGTAGGATCATCTGGCAGTGACTATGATATTCTTGCGGAAAGTGTGGAAGGGCGGCTCTTCTTTGCTGGTGAGGCCACAAATAAGCAATATCCAGCTACCATGCATGGTGCTTTCTTGAGTGGCTTAAGAGAAGCTTCATGCATTCTTCATGCAATGAGGACTTTGCGAAATAATTCTGGAAAGTTCATTGAGAAGAATGTGGGGCCATGCAATGATGTTCTCGTAGATTTATTCAAGAAACCTGATTTAGTCTTTGGGAAGTTCTCATTTATATTTGACCCTTCAATTGATGACCCAAAATCTATGGGGATAATGAGAGTCACTTTTGGGAAGACCGAGACTGAAATTAATGGGAAATATGGCTCTGGACAAGAATTAAAGGACTACCAACGGTCCTTAAACCTACCATTGCACCTGTACACTGTATTATCTCGAGAACAGGCTCTTGAGCTTCAGTTGGTGACTGGAGGGGATGAAAAGAAATTGTGTTCTTTATTCAGGAATTTTGGATTGAAGCTAACTGGACCTAGTGGCTTAGGAAGCTTGGGTAACTCCTTAACTGTTAGCATTGCTAGTGCACAGAGAATCCAGGGCAGGAATCGTATACTTTCTGGACAACAAAATGTAGAAATGCCATTATTTCTGATGCATTAG